A genomic segment from Bradyrhizobium diazoefficiens USDA 110 encodes:
- a CDS encoding PAS domain S-box protein — MTSMKMAKTGLREVDVPATIDRSTFLSTLPATSTDRTAALAIVGISAILFALAVPFAGTPLLPVPAFVASYQSALAVSDIVTAVLLLSQFSVLRTRALLWLASGYLFTAAAALVHALTFPGLFTPTGLFGAGGQTTVWLYMIWHGGFPVFVLGYAWLKEADGGARIRGTTIRAICAIVFGVAAAMAVFAWIVTAWHDLLPVLLRDGHYMPAMIGVVSFVWSLSFAALVSLWFRRPHSVIDVWLMVVMCAWLFDIALSAIVNVARFDLGFYVGRLYGLCAATFVLAVLLVENVRLQAQTASMVGALKRRSDAERDYHAERERLFTAVVESSNDAIITKSLDGTITTWNSAAERVFGYSADEAVGRSIDIIMPDDQRDDVAENLARTRNGEVIDQQETVRLHKSGQPIDVVLSQVPLRSTEGKIIGASKVARDVTERKRAEMALNREIEERQRIFETSQDLILVTDGFGNFIQVSPSVKDILGFSPDDMVGHSAIEFIHPDDLEKTRSEMRAARRGAVKRSFEARYYHYDGHEVTLNWMGTWSEPVRRHFFIGRDLTEKQAAEAQLRQVQKMDSIGQLTGGVAHDFNNVLTVITGTIGILADAVADRPELAAITKLIDDAAERGAQLTKHLLAFARKQPLQPREIDVNALTLEAAKLLHPTLGEQITIMPQLTEDAWPTLVDPGQLSTAILNLALNARDAMPDGGTLVLETRNVFLDDGYASMNPDIVAGNYVMIAVSDTGTGIPADLIERVFDPFFTTKEVGKGTGLGLSMVFGFVKQSGGHIKIYSEEGHGTSVKIYLPRSTGVQETEFEALQNAPVAGGSEKILIVEDDALVRQYVVTQIKSLGYAALEAANAADALTIIDADKDIDLLFTDVIMPGAMNGRQLADEAARRRPDLKTLFTSGYTENAIVHHGRLDSGVLLLAKPYRKSELAKMLRTALAS; from the coding sequence ATGACGTCGATGAAAATGGCGAAGACCGGTCTGCGAGAGGTGGACGTGCCCGCGACGATCGACCGAAGCACATTCCTTTCGACCCTGCCGGCCACCTCGACCGACCGCACCGCCGCATTGGCGATCGTCGGCATATCCGCAATCCTGTTCGCATTGGCCGTCCCTTTCGCGGGTACCCCGCTCCTGCCCGTCCCGGCCTTTGTCGCGAGCTATCAATCGGCCCTCGCCGTAAGCGACATCGTCACCGCGGTGCTGCTGCTGTCGCAGTTTTCGGTCTTGCGGACCCGCGCGCTGCTGTGGCTCGCGAGCGGCTATCTGTTCACCGCCGCCGCGGCGCTGGTTCATGCCCTCACCTTCCCCGGACTGTTCACCCCGACCGGACTTTTCGGCGCGGGCGGGCAAACCACGGTCTGGCTCTACATGATCTGGCACGGCGGCTTCCCGGTGTTCGTGCTGGGCTATGCCTGGCTGAAGGAGGCCGACGGCGGCGCCAGGATCCGCGGCACGACAATCAGGGCGATCTGCGCCATCGTGTTCGGCGTCGCCGCCGCCATGGCCGTCTTCGCCTGGATCGTCACCGCCTGGCACGATCTGCTCCCGGTCCTGCTGCGCGACGGCCACTACATGCCGGCCATGATCGGCGTCGTATCCTTCGTATGGTCGCTCAGCTTTGCCGCCCTCGTCTCGCTCTGGTTCCGCAGGCCGCATTCGGTGATCGACGTCTGGCTCATGGTCGTGATGTGCGCCTGGCTGTTCGATATCGCGCTCTCGGCGATCGTGAACGTCGCGCGCTTCGATCTCGGCTTCTACGTCGGCCGCCTCTACGGCCTCTGCGCGGCGACCTTCGTGCTCGCGGTGCTCCTGGTCGAGAATGTCCGCCTCCAGGCGCAGACCGCGAGCATGGTCGGCGCGCTGAAGCGCCGATCGGACGCCGAGCGCGACTATCACGCCGAGCGCGAGCGGCTGTTCACCGCCGTCGTCGAATCCTCCAACGACGCCATCATCACCAAGTCGCTCGACGGCACCATCACGACCTGGAACAGCGCGGCCGAGCGCGTCTTCGGCTACTCCGCCGACGAGGCGGTCGGCCGTTCCATCGACATCATCATGCCGGACGATCAGCGTGACGATGTCGCCGAGAATCTGGCCCGCACCCGCAACGGCGAGGTCATCGACCAGCAGGAGACCGTACGGCTGCACAAGAGCGGTCAACCCATCGACGTGGTGCTGAGCCAGGTCCCGCTGCGATCGACCGAGGGCAAGATCATCGGCGCGTCCAAGGTGGCCCGCGACGTCACCGAGCGGAAGCGAGCGGAGATGGCGCTCAATCGGGAGATCGAGGAGCGCCAGCGCATTTTCGAGACCTCGCAGGACCTGATCCTGGTCACCGATGGTTTCGGCAATTTCATCCAGGTCAGCCCCAGTGTGAAGGACATCCTCGGCTTCAGCCCGGACGACATGGTCGGGCACAGTGCGATCGAGTTCATCCACCCTGATGACCTCGAGAAGACGCGCAGCGAGATGCGCGCGGCCCGGCGCGGCGCGGTCAAGCGCAGCTTCGAGGCGCGCTACTATCACTACGATGGTCACGAGGTCACGCTGAACTGGATGGGCACCTGGTCCGAGCCGGTGCGGCGCCATTTCTTCATCGGCCGCGACCTCACCGAGAAGCAGGCCGCCGAAGCCCAGCTCCGGCAGGTCCAGAAGATGGATTCGATCGGCCAGTTGACCGGCGGCGTCGCCCACGACTTCAACAACGTGCTGACCGTCATCACCGGCACGATCGGTATTCTGGCGGATGCGGTCGCCGATCGTCCCGAGCTCGCCGCCATCACCAAGCTGATCGACGACGCCGCCGAGCGCGGCGCGCAGCTGACCAAGCACCTGCTCGCCTTCGCCCGCAAGCAGCCGCTCCAGCCGCGCGAGATCGACGTCAATGCGCTGACGCTCGAGGCCGCCAAGCTGCTGCATCCGACGCTGGGCGAGCAGATCACCATCATGCCCCAGCTCACCGAGGACGCCTGGCCGACACTGGTCGATCCCGGCCAGCTCTCCACCGCCATCCTCAACCTCGCGCTGAACGCGCGCGATGCCATGCCCGACGGCGGCACCCTGGTGCTCGAGACCCGCAACGTCTTCCTCGACGACGGTTATGCCAGCATGAATCCCGACATCGTTGCCGGCAATTACGTGATGATCGCGGTCAGCGACACCGGCACTGGAATTCCGGCCGATCTGATCGAGCGGGTGTTCGATCCGTTTTTCACGACCAAGGAGGTCGGCAAGGGCACCGGCCTCGGGCTCAGCATGGTGTTCGGCTTCGTCAAGCAGTCCGGCGGCCACATCAAGATCTACAGCGAGGAAGGCCACGGCACGAGCGTGAAGATCTACCTGCCGCGCTCCACCGGCGTGCAGGAGACCGAGTTCGAGGCGCTTCAGAACGCGCCCGTCGCCGGCGGCAGCGAGAAGATCCTGATCGTCGAGGACGACGCTCTGGTACGGCAATACGTCGTGACCCAGATCAAGAGCCTCGGCTACGCCGCGCTCGAAGCCGCCAACGCGGCCGACGCCCTCACCATCATCGACGCCGACAAGGACATCGACCTGCTCTTCACCGACGTCATCATGCCGGGCGCCATGAACGGCCGCCAGCTCGCCGATGAAGCGGCCCGCCGCCGCCCCGATCTGAAGACGCTGTTCACCTCGGGCTACACCGAGAACGCCATCGTCCATCACGGCCGGCTCGACTCCGGCGTGCTGCTGCTGGCCAAGCCCTACCGCAAGTCCGAGCTGGCCAAGATGCTCAGAACGGCGCTCGCCAGTTGA
- a CDS encoding metallophosphoesterase family protein, whose translation MLLAVFSDIHGNRQAFEACLKVARAKGAERFILLGDFVGYGADPEWVVDTAMELVAGGAVAVRGNHDQAVNSSAETMNAEAQIAIEWTRGRLDAAQRRFLAELPMLVADSDRLFVHSEASSPQRWHYVRSTADAAKSLIATPAHVTFCGHIHRPALYSMSVTAKMTSFVPKTDVPVQLLRGRQWLAVLGSVGQPRDSDPSASFVLFDTVSCQITYCRVPYDIASAANKIRENGLPPWLADRLSQGR comes from the coding sequence GTGCTTCTCGCTGTCTTTTCGGATATCCACGGCAACCGGCAGGCGTTCGAGGCTTGCCTGAAGGTTGCCCGTGCGAAGGGCGCAGAGCGGTTCATCCTGCTCGGTGACTTCGTCGGCTATGGCGCCGATCCGGAATGGGTCGTGGATACCGCGATGGAGCTCGTCGCCGGGGGCGCCGTGGCCGTGCGCGGCAATCACGACCAGGCGGTCAATTCCTCGGCCGAGACCATGAATGCCGAGGCGCAGATCGCGATCGAATGGACCCGCGGCCGGCTTGACGCCGCGCAGCGCCGGTTCCTGGCCGAATTGCCAATGCTGGTGGCGGACAGCGACCGGCTGTTCGTGCATTCGGAAGCCTCCAGTCCCCAGCGCTGGCACTACGTCCGCTCGACGGCGGATGCCGCCAAGAGCCTGATCGCGACGCCCGCTCATGTCACGTTCTGTGGTCACATTCATCGTCCGGCGCTCTATTCGATGTCGGTGACGGCGAAGATGACGAGCTTCGTGCCGAAGACCGACGTCCCGGTGCAGCTTTTGCGCGGACGGCAATGGCTCGCCGTGCTCGGCTCGGTCGGCCAGCCCCGCGACAGCGATCCATCCGCATCCTTCGTGCTGTTCGACACGGTCTCGTGCCAGATCACCTATTGCCGCGTGCCCTATGACATCGCGAGCGCGGCGAACAAGATCCGCGAGAACGGCCTGCCGCCCTGGCTCGCCGACCGGCTGTCGCAGGGACGCTAG
- a CDS encoding serine/threonine protein kinase: MPKPLVKSGAEIDGYTIGECVHAGGMATLWTVTHPGIDVPLLMKIPRVSEGEDPAAIVSFEMEMMILPRLAGPHVPSCFGTGDFAHQAYVVIERIPGTTLYKRLADLPLPYEEARLLVAKIATALADLHRQNVIHHDIKPSSIMFRESGEAVLIDYGLSHHNHLPDLLQEEFRLPYGTAPYMAPERLLGVRDDPRSDLFSLGVLLYFFTTGERPFGEGETLRAMRRRLWRDPHPPRALRADYPPWLQEVVLRCLEIEPVRRYPTASQLAFDLTHPDQVRLTTRSERMKRDPLGVAWRRRFNQGVMQPRAKSDVAAQIASSPILAVALDTAEGAPELNEALRVTTERILATLPSARLACLNVLKLNRIAIDRTLDEQGSNKHIDRLVALRHWATPLKLDESRLSAHVLEAVDPAAAILEFAEVNHVDHVIIGARQGSFRRTLLGSVSAKVAAEAACTVTVVRPPRMAGDEADAGEAAG; encoded by the coding sequence ATGCCGAAACCCCTGGTCAAATCAGGCGCGGAGATCGACGGCTACACCATCGGCGAATGCGTCCATGCCGGCGGCATGGCGACGCTGTGGACGGTCACCCATCCCGGCATCGACGTCCCGCTGCTGATGAAAATTCCGCGGGTGTCGGAGGGTGAGGACCCCGCCGCGATCGTCTCCTTCGAGATGGAGATGATGATCCTGCCGCGGCTCGCGGGCCCGCACGTGCCCTCGTGTTTCGGCACCGGCGATTTCGCCCACCAGGCCTATGTCGTGATCGAGCGCATCCCCGGGACCACGCTCTACAAGCGGCTGGCCGACCTGCCGCTGCCATACGAGGAGGCGCGGCTGCTGGTCGCGAAGATCGCGACCGCGCTCGCCGATCTGCATCGGCAGAACGTGATCCATCACGACATCAAGCCGAGCAGCATCATGTTCCGCGAGAGCGGCGAGGCGGTGCTGATCGACTACGGCCTGTCGCACCACAACCATCTGCCCGATCTCCTGCAGGAGGAGTTCCGCCTGCCTTACGGCACCGCGCCCTACATGGCGCCGGAGCGGCTCCTGGGCGTGCGCGACGATCCGCGCAGCGACCTGTTCTCGCTCGGCGTGCTGCTCTATTTCTTCACGACCGGCGAGCGGCCGTTCGGCGAGGGCGAGACGCTGCGCGCGATGCGGCGCCGGCTGTGGCGCGATCCGCATCCGCCGCGCGCACTGCGCGCCGACTACCCGCCCTGGCTCCAGGAGGTGGTGTTGCGCTGTCTCGAGATCGAGCCGGTGCGGCGCTATCCGACCGCGTCCCAGCTCGCCTTCGATCTGACCCATCCGGACCAGGTCAGGCTCACGACACGCTCGGAACGGATGAAGCGCGACCCCCTCGGCGTCGCCTGGCGGCGCCGCTTCAACCAGGGCGTGATGCAGCCGCGTGCGAAATCGGATGTCGCAGCCCAGATCGCATCGAGCCCGATCCTCGCGGTCGCGCTCGACACGGCGGAAGGCGCGCCCGAGCTGAACGAGGCGCTGCGCGTCACCACCGAGCGCATTCTCGCCACGCTGCCCTCGGCGCGGCTTGCCTGCCTCAACGTCCTGAAGCTCAACCGCATCGCGATCGACCGGACGCTGGACGAGCAGGGCTCCAACAAGCATATCGACCGGCTGGTGGCGCTCCGGCATTGGGCCACGCCGCTGAAGCTGGACGAGAGCCGGCTGTCGGCTCATGTGCTGGAGGCGGTCGATCCGGCCGCTGCGATCCTGGAATTCGCCGAGGTCAACCACGTCGACCACGTCATCATCGGGGCGCGGCAGGGCTCATTCAGGCGCACGCTGCTCGGCAGCGTCTCGGCCAAGGTGGCCGCGGAAGCGGCCTGCACCGTCACCGTGGTGCGGCCGCCGCGAATGGCGGGTGATGAGGCCGATGCCGGCGAGGCGGCGGGATAG
- a CDS encoding P1 family peptidase, with protein MKNLLTDIAGVRVGHAEDAKVASGTTAIIFDSPAVAAIDVRGGGPGTREDALLDLANTVERVDAIALSGGSAFGLDTGGGVQAWLAEQGRGHRVREALIPIVPGAILFDLLNGGDKAWGRFSPYRDLGYAAAAAAGTDFAIGSVGAGLGATTATFKGGLGSASAVTPDGVKVAAIVAVNAVGSVTVGNGPWFWAAPFEVDGEYGGRGLPDKFTDDMLRMRIKGGPAASARENTTIGAVVTDAVLTKPQAKRLAMIAHTGFARAIYPVHAPTDGDVLYAAATCEKPIEPLVGLTELGTVAANVVARAIARGVYCATALPFGGAQPAWRDRFGG; from the coding sequence TTGAAAAATCTGCTGACCGACATCGCCGGCGTCCGCGTCGGCCATGCCGAGGATGCCAAAGTCGCCTCCGGCACGACCGCGATCATTTTCGATTCCCCCGCGGTCGCGGCGATCGACGTCCGCGGTGGCGGCCCCGGCACGCGCGAGGACGCACTGCTCGATCTCGCCAATACCGTCGAACGCGTCGACGCGATCGCGCTGTCGGGCGGCTCCGCCTTCGGCCTCGATACCGGCGGCGGCGTGCAGGCCTGGCTCGCCGAGCAGGGCCGCGGTCACCGGGTTCGCGAAGCCCTGATCCCGATCGTGCCGGGCGCGATCCTGTTCGATCTCCTCAACGGCGGCGACAAGGCATGGGGACGCTTCTCGCCCTATCGCGACCTCGGCTACGCCGCGGCAGCAGCCGCCGGCACGGACTTTGCAATCGGCAGCGTCGGCGCGGGCTTAGGTGCCACCACCGCGACGTTCAAGGGCGGGCTCGGCTCAGCCTCGGCGGTGACGCCTGATGGCGTCAAGGTCGCGGCGATCGTCGCCGTCAATGCAGTGGGCAGCGTCACCGTCGGCAACGGGCCGTGGTTCTGGGCGGCGCCGTTCGAGGTGGACGGCGAATACGGCGGACGCGGCCTGCCTGACAAGTTCACCGACGACATGCTGCGCATGCGCATCAAGGGCGGTCCCGCCGCGAGCGCGCGCGAAAATACCACGATCGGGGCCGTCGTCACCGACGCGGTGCTGACCAAGCCCCAGGCCAAGCGGCTGGCGATGATCGCCCACACCGGCTTCGCCCGCGCCATCTATCCGGTGCATGCACCGACCGACGGCGACGTGCTGTACGCGGCTGCGACCTGCGAGAAGCCGATCGAGCCGCTGGTCGGCCTCACCGAGCTCGGCACCGTCGCCGCCAACGTGGTCGCGCGCGCAATCGCACGCGGCGTGTATTGCGCAACCGCGCTGCCGTTCGGCGGCGCGCAGCCGGCATGGCGGGACCGGTTTGGTGGGTAG
- a CDS encoding branched-chain amino acid ABC transporter substrate-binding protein gives MKSLKLIGLAFGASIALSSAAFAQDVTIAVAGPMTGTESAFGRQMKNGAEMAVADINTAGGINGKKLALNVEDDACDPKQARSIAEKIAGAKIPFVAGHYCSSSSIPASEAYADGNVLQITPASTNPLFTERKLWNVARVCGRDDQQGLIAAQYIAKNYKGKNIAILNDKTTYGKGLADETKKALNKAGITEKMYESYNKGDKDFNAIVSRLKRDNIDLVYVGGYHQESGLILRQMRDQGLKTVLMAGDALADKEYASITGPAGEGTLFTFGPDPRNKPTAKKIVDAFKAKNIDPEGYTLYTYAAMQVWSQAAKKAGTTDAKKVMEAMKAGKWDTVIGPIEYDAKGDIKQIDYVVYKWDAKGGYAEIKGNGT, from the coding sequence ATGAAATCACTGAAGCTCATCGGTCTGGCATTCGGCGCGTCGATCGCGCTGTCGAGCGCGGCATTCGCGCAGGATGTCACCATCGCAGTCGCAGGCCCGATGACAGGCACAGAGTCCGCCTTCGGCCGCCAGATGAAGAACGGCGCCGAGATGGCCGTGGCTGATATCAACACCGCCGGCGGCATCAACGGCAAGAAGCTCGCGCTCAACGTCGAGGACGATGCCTGCGATCCCAAGCAGGCGCGCTCGATTGCGGAAAAGATCGCCGGCGCCAAGATCCCCTTCGTCGCCGGACACTACTGCTCGTCGTCGTCGATCCCGGCCTCGGAGGCCTATGCAGACGGCAACGTCCTCCAGATCACCCCAGCCTCCACCAACCCGCTCTTCACCGAGCGCAAGCTGTGGAACGTGGCGCGCGTCTGCGGCCGCGACGATCAGCAGGGCCTGATCGCGGCGCAGTACATCGCCAAGAACTACAAGGGCAAGAACATTGCGATCCTCAACGACAAGACCACCTACGGCAAGGGTCTTGCGGACGAGACCAAGAAGGCGCTCAACAAGGCCGGCATCACCGAGAAGATGTACGAGTCCTACAACAAGGGCGACAAGGACTTCAACGCGATCGTCTCGCGCCTGAAGCGCGACAACATCGATCTCGTCTATGTCGGCGGCTACCATCAGGAGAGCGGCCTGATCCTGCGCCAGATGCGCGACCAGGGTCTCAAGACAGTGCTGATGGCCGGCGACGCGCTCGCCGACAAGGAGTACGCCTCCATCACCGGCCCGGCCGGCGAAGGCACGCTGTTCACCTTCGGCCCCGATCCGCGCAACAAGCCGACCGCCAAGAAGATCGTCGATGCCTTCAAGGCCAAGAACATCGACCCCGAAGGCTACACGCTCTACACGTATGCGGCGATGCAGGTCTGGTCGCAGGCGGCCAAGAAGGCCGGCACCACCGACGCCAAGAAGGTGATGGAGGCGATGAAGGCCGGCAAGTGGGACACCGTGATCGGCCCGATCGAGTATGACGCCAAGGGCGACATCAAGCAGATCGACTACGTCGTCTACAAATGGGATGCCAAGGGCGGCTACGCCGAGATCAAAGGCAACGGCACCTAA
- the rpe gene encoding ribulose-phosphate 3-epimerase, with the protein MTQAFTPRPLAIAPSILASDFSRLGEEVRAVDAAGADWIHLDVMDGHFVPNISYGPDVIKAMRPHTKKVFDAHLMISPCDPYLEAFAKAGCDHITVHAEAGPHLHRSLQAIRALGKKAGVSLNPGTPIGVLEYVIDLVDLVLVMSVNPGFGGQAFIPSAIGKIRDIRAMTAGRPIDIEVDGGVGPDVAGALAAAGANAFVAGTSVFRGGTQDAYRTNIAAIRNAAAGARGEAI; encoded by the coding sequence ATGACCCAAGCCTTCACCCCCCGCCCCCTGGCAATCGCCCCCTCGATCCTGGCCTCGGATTTCTCCAGGCTCGGCGAAGAGGTGCGCGCGGTGGACGCCGCCGGTGCCGACTGGATCCATCTCGACGTGATGGACGGGCACTTCGTCCCGAACATTTCCTATGGCCCCGACGTCATCAAGGCGATGCGCCCGCATACCAAGAAGGTCTTCGACGCGCACCTGATGATCTCGCCCTGCGATCCCTATCTCGAGGCCTTCGCCAAAGCCGGCTGCGACCACATCACGGTCCATGCGGAAGCAGGTCCCCATCTGCACCGCTCGCTCCAGGCGATCCGCGCGCTCGGCAAGAAGGCGGGCGTCTCGCTCAATCCGGGCACGCCCATCGGCGTACTCGAATACGTCATCGACCTGGTCGATCTCGTGCTGGTGATGTCGGTCAATCCCGGCTTCGGCGGCCAGGCCTTCATTCCCTCCGCGATCGGCAAGATCCGCGACATCCGCGCGATGACGGCGGGCCGTCCGATCGACATCGAGGTCGACGGCGGGGTCGGTCCCGACGTCGCGGGCGCGCTCGCCGCGGCCGGCGCCAACGCCTTCGTCGCCGGCACCTCCGTGTTCAGGGGCGGCACGCAGGACGCCTACAGGACCAATATTGCCGCGATCCGCAATGCCGCCGCAGGCGCCCGCGGCGAAGCCATCTGA
- a CDS encoding MotA/TolQ/ExbB proton channel family protein, producing MSSMTIGPIAGSAADPSERSALLFWMIFTGLSIFAVVLLWRFGLIHLMLTSDRTYISSVIALLYVLTCGHCFLRTRAIAREGAAARRCRAALAAPGGSKLLDASATALPRGLVRDHIDSLVTKAAAQDYRPVDQTLLLRTLADRLRGSNGFGAFVSDTLMKLGLLGTIIGFIIMLAPIAGLDAADKVAMRSSMGLMSDGMAVAMYTTLAGLVGSILVRIQYYMLDAATQRVFSDAVVLTETYVTPVLERKGAGIPS from the coding sequence ATGAGTTCGATGACGATTGGACCGATCGCAGGGTCTGCTGCCGACCCATCCGAGCGCAGCGCGCTCCTGTTCTGGATGATCTTCACCGGGCTTTCGATCTTCGCCGTCGTGCTGTTGTGGCGCTTCGGCCTGATCCACCTGATGCTGACCTCGGACCGGACCTACATTTCCAGCGTGATCGCGCTGCTCTATGTCCTCACCTGCGGCCATTGCTTCCTGCGCACGCGGGCGATCGCGCGGGAGGGGGCGGCGGCGCGGCGCTGCAGGGCGGCGCTCGCGGCGCCCGGCGGCAGCAAGCTGCTCGATGCGAGCGCGACGGCTCTGCCGCGCGGACTGGTGCGCGATCATATCGACAGCCTGGTCACCAAGGCCGCCGCGCAGGATTACCGGCCGGTTGACCAGACGCTGCTGCTGCGGACGCTGGCCGACCGCCTGCGCGGCTCCAACGGCTTCGGCGCCTTCGTCTCGGACACGCTGATGAAGCTCGGCCTGCTCGGTACCATCATCGGCTTCATCATCATGCTGGCGCCGATCGCCGGGCTGGATGCCGCCGACAAGGTCGCGATGCGGTCCTCGATGGGGCTGATGAGCGACGGCATGGCGGTTGCAATGTACACGACGCTGGCGGGCCTCGTCGGCTCGATCCTGGTCCGCATCCAGTACTACATGCTGGACGCCGCGACCCAGCGGGTGTTCTCGGATGCGGTGGTGCTGACCGAGACGTACGTGACGCCGGTGCTGGAACGCAAGGGCGCCGGAATCCCGTCATGA
- a CDS encoding EF-hand domain-containing protein, with protein sequence MLFALGAVSTALDAIQSLTNPKSSSSTQKTGSSQSAPTNPFAIDSGSNSTSSGATSSANSGNCSQIAPETMSALIAAQSQSSDGTSSATTSTSSNSSSSTRRDAALKDLFSQIDADGDGKITKSEFEKALGAGGTNLAQADDVFSKLDSNSDGSVNLDEMSKALKSGHRGHAHGASGSGEGSDSSSKPSGGSTSTTTTAADGSTTTTVTYADGFKMSTTVPGASSSPNSAYDLFAQLMQRQGGQGQGASATAGSSMSMSV encoded by the coding sequence ATGCTGTTTGCTCTTGGCGCCGTCTCGACGGCGCTCGACGCGATCCAGTCGCTGACAAACCCGAAATCGTCGTCCTCGACACAGAAGACGGGATCATCGCAAAGCGCGCCGACCAATCCGTTCGCGATCGACAGCGGCAGCAACAGCACGAGCAGCGGCGCGACCTCGTCGGCCAACTCGGGCAATTGCTCGCAGATCGCGCCGGAGACGATGAGCGCGCTGATCGCCGCGCAAAGCCAATCGTCGGACGGCACCAGCAGCGCGACGACCTCGACCTCGTCGAACTCGTCGTCCTCGACCCGCCGGGACGCTGCGCTGAAGGACCTGTTCTCGCAGATCGATGCGGACGGCGACGGCAAGATCACCAAGTCCGAATTCGAGAAAGCGCTGGGAGCCGGCGGCACCAATCTGGCGCAGGCCGATGACGTGTTCTCGAAGCTGGATTCGAATTCCGACGGCAGTGTCAACCTCGACGAGATGTCGAAGGCGCTGAAGAGCGGCCATCGCGGCCATGCCCACGGTGCCAGCGGCTCCGGCGAGGGATCGGATTCCTCCTCGAAGCCGAGCGGCGGATCGACCTCGACCACGACGACCGCCGCCGACGGCTCGACCACCACCACCGTCACCTATGCCGACGGCTTCAAGATGTCGACGACGGTCCCGGGCGCCTCCAGCTCCCCTAATTCGGCTTACGATCTGTTCGCGCAGTTGATGCAGCGACAAGGCGGGCAGGGGCAAGGCGCCTCAGCGACCGCCGGCTCGTCGATGTCGATGAGCGTGTGA
- a CDS encoding response regulator, protein MPRVLIIDDQKDVRAMVAIVLRVHRFEVAEAESGAAGLKAFAESPFDAAIVDIFLGDTSGVDVIASLRERAPGLPIIAVSGMTALDFMEQSPHLANVVCLQKPFRPNDLLQALRKAQAAAGGELPAAV, encoded by the coding sequence ATGCCCCGTGTTCTCATCATCGACGACCAGAAGGACGTCCGTGCGATGGTCGCGATCGTGCTTCGGGTCCATCGCTTCGAGGTCGCGGAGGCCGAAAGCGGTGCGGCCGGGCTGAAAGCCTTCGCGGAAAGCCCGTTTGACGCGGCGATCGTCGATATCTTCCTTGGCGACACCAGCGGCGTCGACGTCATCGCGAGCCTGCGGGAGCGTGCGCCGGGCCTCCCCATCATTGCGGTGTCCGGGATGACGGCGCTGGATTTCATGGAACAATCGCCTCACCTTGCCAACGTGGTCTGCCTGCAAAAGCCGTTTCGGCCGAACGATCTCCTGCAAGCGCTGCGGAAGGCCCAGGCCGCGGCGGGCGGCGAACTGCCCGCAGCTGTCTGA